From Cronobacter turicensis z3032, the proteins below share one genomic window:
- the asnS gene encoding Asparaginyl-tRNA synthetase, whose translation MMSVVPVADVLQGRVAVDSEVTVRGWVRTRRDSKAGISFLAVYDGSCFDPIQAVINNSLPNYNEEVLHLTTGCSVIVTGKVVESPGEGQSFELQATQVEVTGWVDDPDTYPMAAKRHSIEYLREVAHLRPRTNLIGAVARVRHTLAQALHRFFHEQGFFWVSTPLITASDTEGAGEMFRVSTLDLENLPRDDQGKIDFDKDFFGKEAFLTVSGQLNGETYACALSKVYTFGPTFRAENSNTSRHLAEFWMLEPEVAFANLNDVAGLAEAMLKYVFKAVLDERMDDMKFFAERVDKEAIDRLERFISADFAQVDYTDAVAILEKSGEKFENPVYWGVDLASEHERYLAEKHFKAPVVVKNYPKDIKAFYMRLNEDGKTVAAMDVLAPGIGEIIGGSQREERLDVLDARMEEMGLNKEDYWWYRDLRRYGTVPHAGFGLGFERLIAYVTGVQNVRDVIPFPRTPRNANF comes from the coding sequence ATTATGAGCGTTGTGCCTGTAGCCGACGTACTCCAGGGCCGCGTTGCCGTTGACAGTGAAGTCACCGTGCGCGGGTGGGTGCGTACCCGAAGAGATTCAAAAGCTGGCATCTCCTTCCTCGCCGTTTATGACGGTTCCTGCTTTGATCCGATACAGGCTGTCATTAATAATTCTCTGCCCAATTATAATGAAGAGGTTTTGCACCTCACGACGGGCTGCTCAGTTATCGTCACCGGCAAAGTGGTTGAATCCCCGGGCGAAGGCCAGAGCTTCGAACTGCAGGCCACGCAGGTTGAAGTGACCGGCTGGGTGGACGATCCGGATACCTACCCGATGGCGGCCAAGCGCCACAGCATCGAGTATCTGCGTGAAGTGGCGCATCTGCGTCCGCGCACCAACCTGATTGGCGCCGTGGCACGCGTACGCCACACGCTGGCGCAGGCGCTGCACCGTTTCTTCCACGAGCAGGGCTTCTTCTGGGTCTCCACGCCGCTTATCACCGCGTCTGATACCGAAGGCGCGGGTGAAATGTTCCGCGTGTCGACGCTGGATCTGGAAAACCTGCCGCGCGACGATCAGGGTAAAATCGATTTCGACAAAGACTTTTTCGGCAAAGAAGCGTTCCTGACCGTTTCCGGTCAGTTGAACGGCGAAACCTACGCCTGCGCGCTGTCGAAAGTCTATACCTTCGGCCCGACCTTCCGCGCTGAAAACTCCAACACCAGCCGCCACCTCGCGGAGTTCTGGATGCTGGAGCCGGAAGTGGCGTTCGCTAACCTGAACGACGTGGCGGGCCTCGCGGAAGCGATGCTGAAATATGTCTTCAAAGCGGTGCTGGATGAACGCATGGACGACATGAAGTTCTTCGCCGAGCGCGTGGATAAAGAAGCCATCGACCGTCTGGAGCGTTTCATCTCCGCAGACTTCGCGCAGGTGGACTACACCGACGCGGTCGCCATTCTGGAGAAAAGCGGCGAGAAATTCGAGAACCCGGTTTACTGGGGCGTAGATCTGGCATCCGAGCATGAACGCTATCTCGCCGAGAAACACTTCAAAGCGCCGGTGGTAGTGAAAAACTACCCGAAAGACATCAAGGCGTTCTATATGCGCCTTAACGAAGATGGCAAAACCGTGGCGGCGATGGACGTCCTCGCGCCGGGCATCGGTGAAATCATCGGCGGCTCCCAGCGTGAAGAGCGTCTCGACGTGCTGGATGCGCGCATGGAAGAAATGGGCCTTAATAAAGAAGACTACTGGTGGTATCGCGACCTGCGCCGTTACGGCACCGTGCCGCACGCCGGTTTTGGTCTCGGCTTTGAACGTCTGATCGCCTACGTAACCGGCGTTCAGAACGTGCGCGACGTTATCCCCTTCCCGCGTACCCCGCGCAACGCGAACTTCTAA
- the pncB gene encoding Nicotinate phosphoribosyltransferase has product MTQYASPLLQTLLDTDAYKLHMQQAVFHHYYDVHVAAEFRCRGDDLLGIYADAIREQVDAMQHLALSDAEYQWLSGLPFFRADYLQWLKTFRYDPTQVQIRNDGGKLDIRLSGPWREVIMWEVPLLAVISELVHRYRTPEASVDQALAHLEVKLDDFHAMTDGLDLSAFRLMDFGTRRRFSRDVQQAIVERLKLEPWFIGTSNYDLARRLSLTPMGTQAHEWFQAHQQISPDLANSQIAALQAWLDEYPDMLGIALTDCITMDAFLRDFGPEFAGRYQGLRHDSGDPVQWGEKAIAHYQQLGIDPLSKTLIFSDNLDFAKAIELYRHFADRVKLGFGIGTRLTCDIPHVKPLNIVIKLVECNGRPVAKLSDSPGKTICHDKAFVRALRKAFDLPLVRKAS; this is encoded by the coding sequence ATGACACAATACGCTTCCCCCCTATTGCAAACGCTGCTGGATACGGACGCCTATAAGCTGCATATGCAGCAGGCGGTTTTTCATCACTATTATGACGTGCATGTCGCAGCGGAATTTCGCTGCCGGGGTGACGATCTGCTGGGCATCTATGCTGACGCGATTCGCGAACAGGTCGATGCCATGCAGCATCTGGCGCTCTCTGACGCGGAGTATCAGTGGCTCTCCGGCCTGCCGTTTTTCCGGGCCGACTATCTGCAGTGGCTGAAAACGTTCCGTTATGATCCGACGCAGGTGCAGATCCGCAACGACGGCGGCAAACTGGACATCCGCTTAAGCGGTCCGTGGCGCGAAGTGATCATGTGGGAAGTGCCGCTGCTGGCCGTGATCAGCGAGCTGGTGCACCGCTACCGCACCCCGGAGGCGAGCGTCGATCAGGCGCTGGCGCATCTTGAAGTTAAACTCGATGATTTCCACGCCATGACCGACGGGCTGGATTTAAGCGCTTTCCGTCTGATGGATTTCGGCACCCGCCGTCGCTTCTCGCGCGATGTCCAGCAGGCGATTGTTGAACGCCTTAAGCTGGAACCGTGGTTTATTGGCACCAGCAACTACGATCTCGCCCGCCGTCTCTCCCTGACGCCGATGGGCACGCAGGCGCATGAATGGTTCCAGGCGCATCAGCAAATCAGCCCCGATCTCGCGAACAGCCAGATTGCGGCATTGCAGGCATGGCTTGACGAATATCCGGATATGCTCGGCATTGCGCTGACCGACTGCATTACGATGGACGCCTTCCTGCGCGATTTCGGCCCGGAATTCGCGGGCCGTTATCAGGGCCTGCGCCACGACTCCGGCGACCCGGTGCAGTGGGGCGAGAAAGCCATCGCGCACTATCAGCAGCTCGGCATCGATCCGCTCAGTAAGACGCTGATTTTTTCCGATAACCTCGATTTCGCGAAAGCGATTGAGCTTTATCGCCACTTCGCCGACCGCGTGAAGCTGGGCTTTGGCATCGGCACCCGTCTGACCTGCGATATCCCGCACGTGAAGCCGCTCAATATCGTGATTAAGCTCGTTGAATGTAATGGCCGCCCGGTGGCGAAGCTCTCCGACAGCCCCGGCAAAACGATTTGTCACGATAAGGCGTTTGTGCGCGCGCTGCGTAAAGCGTTCGACCTTCCGCTGGTGCGTAAAGCAAGCTGA